In Fusarium falciforme chromosome 10, complete sequence, a single genomic region encodes these proteins:
- a CDS encoding Chitin synthase produces the protein MAMSLPHLGSGGGPHTQPSLPSLPAHLQSDTHLTAHLASRFHVSLPTAQLSSHALISLNTYTSSTKGPDGGKEGSAMAGAEDLADRAYLRLGHRSENQALVFLGESGSGKSTVRAHLLTALLNKSSTPLSTKLSLAAYVFDTLTTTKTATTPTASKSGLFYELQYDTSATTNPILIGGKLLDHRLERSRITDVPTGERNFHVLYYLLAGTSDAEKSHLGLEDSTGPTGTSQKRWKYLGHPTQLKVGINDAEGFQVFKNALRKLEFPRAEIAEICQILASILHIGQLEFESTSQTSVTGDDSGGFSHEGGSTVTAVKNKDVLSIIAAFLGVSAADLQTTLGYKTKMIHKERVTVMLDPNGARAHAGELARTLYSLLVAWILETINQRLCAPEESIANTVSIVDFPGFSQQSATGSALDQLLNNAATESIYNMTLQNFFDRKADMLESEEVSVAPTSYFDNSDAVRGILKPGNGLLSILDDQTRRNRSDMQLLESLRRRFDGKNAAIEVGAATAKLPGSNFMTENTSACFTVKHFAGEVDYPVKGLIEENGEIISGDLLNMINGTKSEFVARLFGQEALQTVTHPNERTAVMQASVSSKPMRAPSVMSRKTHRTARPNTAYRRQQQDAMEDLEQQSQAGESRKNIKMTIEQGASGQFLSSLENVQKAVTDPGTNSYFIFCLKPNDRRIANQFDSKCVRTQVQTFGIAEISQRLRSADFSLFLPFGEFLGMADAETILVGSERERAEMVIEEKQWPNNEVRVGATGVFLSERCWMEVAQLGEMVSVSGRFGGLPSSDAGDGLTPAESAPFGASKEHLVSGGNTPLMYGEKAKGGYFTDDSRSEAGVSAFGGGDMFKNLDTREQMAERGNEKSLEEVEEYRDKPSRKRWVALVFVLTWFIPDFLIRLVGRMPRKDVRMAWREKLAINMLIWLMCGIAGFVMVGFPMLICPKQHVYSTQELSSYNGKKGSDGAYAAIRGFVFDIGAYQINHFPNKLVSEDTFMKYAGKDISALFPIQVSALCQGKDGSIRHEVLLENRDTNITGQPQLLLQKDVDLNSKYHDFRWFTNDSRPDWYFEQMYMLRHTHMKGRMGYTAKYVKKLADTQSQYIAILNGRVYDMTIYLNGGLRMKGKNNKDAPNIPGATRFMDSKVEGLFQSKAGSDLTKYWDQLRLDELTKARMLTCLNNLFYIGDVDTRNSTRCQFATYFILAISVLLASILVFKFLAALQFGGKNAPENLDKFVMCMIPAYTEDEDSLRRAMDSLSRMKYDDKRKLLVIICDGMIIGQGNDRPTPRIVLDILGVSETVDPEPLSFESLGEGQKQHNMGKVYSGLYEVQGHIVPFMVIVKVGKPSEVSRPGNRGKRDSQMVMMRFLNRVHYNIAMSPMELEMYHQIRNIIGVNPTFYEYMFQIDADTMVAPDSATRMVSSFIDDTRLIAVCGETALTNARSSFITMIQVYEYWISHNLSKAFESLFGSVTCLPGCFSMYRIRAAETGKPLFVSKEIVEDYSTIRVDTLHMKNLLHLGEDRYLTTLLLKYHSKYKTKYLYSAHAWTIAPDSWAVFLSQRRRWINSTVHNLVELIPLAQLCGFCCFSMRFVVFVDLLSTIVQPVIVMYIVYLIYQVIANPDVVPITAFLLLAAIYGLQAIIFILRRKWEMVGWMIMYILAIPVFSFALPLYSFWHMDDFNWGNTRVIAGEKGKKIVVSDEGKFDPKSIPRKKWEEYQAELWETQTARDDVRSEVSGYSYATKAQGPFSEYGGYQPSRPGSTVGFAPQNMSRMSLAHSEMPGNRMSQFGGSQFFSPEEMVGMPSDDALLAEIRDILKTADLMTVTKKGIKQELERRFNVPLDAKRAYINSATEALLSGQL, from the exons atggccatgagccTCCCACACCTGGGCAGCGGAGGGGGTCCTCACACCCAACCCTCGCTGCCTTCGCTCCCAGCGCATCTCCAATCCGACACGCATCTCACTGCCCATCTCGCCAGTCGTTTCCATGTCTCTCTTCCAACCGCCCAGCTCTCTTCTCACGCTCTCATCTCTCTCAATACATACACTTCCTCGACTAAGGGCCCTGATGGCGGCAAGGAGGGAAGCGCCATGGCTGGCGCTGAGGATTTGGCCGACCGCGCATACCTTCGATTAGGCCACCGATCCGAGAACCAGGCCCTTGTCTTTTT GGGTGAATCTGGTTCTGGCAAGTCGACTGTTCGAGCCCATTTGCTCACAGCTCTCCTGAACaagtcatcaacaccacTATCCACCAAGCTCTCGCTCGCCGCCTACGTTTTCGATACTCTCACGACTACCAAGACGGCTACGACCCCCACTGCTTCAAAGTCAGGTCTGTTCTATGAACTTCAGTACGACACTTCGGCTACAACCAACCCCATCCTCATCGGTGGTAAGCTCCTCGACCACCGACTTGAGCGTAGCCGTATTACCGATGTGCCCACCGGCGAACGAAACTTCCACGTTTTGTACTACCTGCTAGCTGGTACCAGTGACGCTGAGAAGTCCCACCTGGGCCTGGAGGATTCTACTGGCCCAACTGGCACATCCCAGAAACGATGGAAGTATCTCGGCCATCCCACTCAGCTCAAGGTTGGCATCAACGATGCTGAAGGCTTCCAGGTCTTCAAGAATGCTTTGCGAAAGCTCGAATTCCCTCGCGCTGAGATTGCCGAGATTTGCCAGATCCTCGCCAGTATTCTCCATATCGGCCAGCTCGAGTTCGAGTCGACCAGCCAGACCAGCGTCACTGGAGACGACAGCGGCGGCTTCTCTCACGAGGGTGGCAGCACAGTCACCGCCGTGAAGAATAAGGATGTTCTTTCCATCATCGCCGCCTTCCTGGGTGTGAGCGCTGCTGATCTTCAGACCACATTGGGTTacaagaccaagatgatCCACAAGGAGCGAGTTACTGTGATGCTTGACCCCAACGGCGCCCGCGCTCACGCTGGTGAACTCGCCCGCACACTCTACTCTCTTCTCGTTGCTTGGATCCTTGAGACGATCAACCAGCGCCTCTGCGCTCCTGAGGAATCCATTGCCAACACTGTTTCGATCGTGGACTTCCCTGGTTTCTCTCAGCAATCCGCCACTGGATCCGCCCTTGAccagcttctcaacaacGCTGCTACCGAGAGCATCTACAACATGACTCTCCAGAACTTCTTTGACCGCAAGGCTGATATGCTTGAGTCCGAGGAAGTCAGCGTGGCACCCACCAGCTACTTCGATAACTCTGATGCTGTCCGTGGTATTCTGAAGCCCGGCAACGGTCTTCTCAGTATCCTGGATGACCAAACCCGCCGTAACCGATCTGACATGCAGCTTCTGGAGTCTCTTCGAAGACGCTTCGATGGCAAGAACGCTGCTATCGAGGTTGGTGCTGCCACTGCCAAGCTGCCTGGTAGCAACTTCATGACCGAGAACACCTCTGCGTGCTTCACTGTCAAGCACTTTGCCGGTGAGGTTGACTACCCCGTCAAGGGCTTGATCGAGGAGAACGGTGAGATCATTTCGGGTGATCTTCTCAACATGATCAATGGCACCAAGAGCGAGTTTGTGGCTCGTCTCTTTGGCCAGGAGGCTCTGCAGACAGTCACCCACCCCAACGAGCGCACTGCTGTTATGCAGGCCAGTGTCAGCTCCAAGCCCATGCGAGCACCCAGTGTCATGTCCCGAAAGACACACCGAACCGCCAGGCCCAACACTGCTTACCGACGCCAGCAGCAGGATGCTATGGAGGATCTCGAGCAGCAGAGCCAAGCTGGGGAGTCAAGGAAGAACATCAAGATGACCATCGAGCAGGGAGCTTCAGGCCAGTTCCTGTCCTCTCTCGAGAATGTGCAGAAGGCGGTCACCGATCCTGGTACCAACTCCTACTTCATCTTCTGTCTCAAGCCCAACGATCGACGTATTGCCAATCAATTCGACAGCAAGTGCGTTCGAACCCAGGTCCAGACCTTCGGTATTGCTGAAATTAGCCAGCGGCTCCGGTCTGCTGACTTCAGTCTGTTCCTGCCCTTCGGCGAGTTTCTCGGCATGGCAGATGCTGAGACCATCCTGGTTGGCAGTGAACGCGAGCGTGCCGAGATGGTCATTGAGGAGAAGCAGTGGCCCAATAATGAAGTTAGAGTTGGTGCCACTGGCGTCTTCTTGAGTGAACGGTGCTGGATGGAGGTTGCGCAGCTTGGCGAGATGGTCTCCGTGTCTGGCCGTTTCGGTGGCTTGCCGTCCTCGGAtgctggtgatggtcttACTCCTGCCGAGTCGGCGCCCTTCGGCGCCTCCAAGGAGCACCTTGTCTCTGGCGGCAACACGCCTCTCATGTATGgtgagaaggccaagggcggTTACTTCACTGATGACAGCCGCTCTGAAGCTGGTGTCTCCGCCTTTGGTGGTGGCGACATGTTCAAGAACCTTGACACCCGTGAGCAGATGGCTGAGCGAGGCAACGAAAAGTCTTTGGAGGAAGTCGAAGAGTACAGAGACAAGCCCAGTCGAAAGCGATGGGTCGCCCTGGTCTTTGTGCTTACTTGGTTTATTCCCGATTTCCTCATTAGGCTTGTTGGACGCATGCCTAGAAAGGATGTTCGTATGGCCTGGCGAGAAAAGCTGGCTATCAACATGCTTATCTGGCTGATGTGCGGTATTGCCGGGTTCGTCATGGTCGGATTCCCTATGCTCATTTGCCCAAAGCAACACGTCTACAGTACCCAAGAACTGTCTTCGTACAACGGCAAGAAGGGTAGTGATGGTGCCTATGCTGCCATCCGTGGCTTCGTTTTTGATATTGGCGCCTACCAGATCAACCACTTCCCCAACAAGCTGGTGTCTGAAGACACCTTCATGAAGTACGCCGGCAAGGACATTAGTGCCCTCTTCCCAATTCAGGTTTCCGCTCTGTGCCAGGGCAAGGATGGCTCTATCCGCCATGAGGTTCTTCTTGAGAACAGAGACACCAACATCACTGGCCAGCCTCAGCTTCTCTTGCAGAAGGATGTGGATCTCAACTCCAAGTACCACGATTTCCGATGGTTCACCAACGATAGCCGACCTGACTGGTACTTTGAGCAGATGTACATGCTCAGGCACACCCACATGAAGGGTAGAATGGGTTACACTGCCAAGTACGTCAAGAAGCTTGCCGACACCCAGAGCCAGTACATCGCTATTCTGAACGGCCGTGTGTACGACATGACCATCTATCTGAACGGTGGCCTGCGCATGAAGGGCAAGAACAACAAGGACGCCCCAAACATTCCCGGTGCTACCAGATTCATGGACTCCAAGGTTGAAGGATTGTTTCAGAGCAAGGCTGGTAGTGATCTCACCAAGTACTGGGATCAGCTCCGGCTGGACGAGCTCACCAAAGCCCGTATGCTCACCTGCCTGAACAACCTTTTCTACATTGGTGATGTCGACACGCGAAACTCGACTCGTTGTCAGTTTGCCACATACTTCATCTTGGCTATCTCTGTTTTGCTTGCATCTATCCTGGTCTTCAAGTTCCTTGCCGCTCTTCAATTCGGAGGCAAGAATGCCCCCGAGAACCTCGACAAGTTCGTCATGTGTATGATTCCCGCCTACACTGAGGATGAAGACTCGCTCCGCCGTGCTATGGATTCGCTCTCGCGTATGAAGTACGATGACAAGCGCAAACTTCTCGTCATTATTTGCGATGGTATGATTATTGGCCAGGGCAACGATCGACCTACTCCTCGTATTGTGCTGGACATTCTAGGCGTCTCCGAGACTGTTGATCCCGAGCCTCTCAGCTTCGAATCTCTGGGTGAAGGCCAAAAGCAACACAACATGGGCAAGGTCTACTCGGGTCTTTACGAGGTCCAGGGTCACATTGTTCCCTTCATGGTCATTGTCAAGGTCGGCAAGCCCTCTGAGGTTTCTCGTCCCGGTAACCGTGGTAAGCGAGACTCGCAGATGGTCATGATGCGTTTCCTCAACCGCGTTCACTACAACATTGCCATGAGCCCCATGGAGCTGGAAATGTACCACCAAATCCGCAACATCATTGGTGTCAACCCGACCTTTTACGAGTACATGTTCCAGATCGATGCCGATACAATGGTTGCCCCCGACTCAGCCACTCGCATGGTTTCCTCCTTCATCGACGACACTCGTCTGATTGCCGTTTGTGGTGAAACAGCCCTTACCAACGCCAGAtcctccttcatcaccaTGATTCAGGTTTACGAGTACTGGATCTCTCACAACTTGTCCAAGGCCTTTGAGAGTCTGTTCGGTTCCGTCACTTGTTTGCCCGGTTGTTTCTCCATGTACCGAATTCGTGCTGCCGAGACTGGCAAGCCCCTCTTCGTCAGCAAGGAAATTGTCGAGGACTATTCCACCATCCGTGTCGATACCCTCCACATGAAGAACCTGCTTCACCTTGGTGAGGATCGTTACCTGACGACCCTGCTTCTCAAGTATCACTCCAAGTACAAGACGAAGTATCTCTACAGCGCGCATGCCTGGACCATTGCTCCCGACTCTTGGGCCGTCTTCCTTTCTCAGCGACGTCGTTGGATCAACTCTACCGTTCACAACCTGGTCGAGCTTATCCCTCTTGCCCAGCTTTGCGGTTTCTGCTGTTTCAGTATGCGTTTCGTCGTGTTTGTCGATCTTCTGAGTACCATCGTCCAGCCCGTCATCGTCATGTACATTGTGTACCTGATCTACCAGGTAATCGCCAACCCTGATGTTGTTCCTATCACGGCCTTCCTGCTGCTCGCTGCTATTTACGGTTTACAAGctatcatcttcatcctgcGCCGCAAGTGGGAGATGGTTGGCTGGATGATCATGTACATCTTGGCTATTCCCGTCTTCTCCTTTGCCCTGCCTCTGTATTCCTTCTGGCACATGGACGACTTCAACTGGGGCAACACTCGTGTTATAGCAGGCGAGAAGGGCAAAAAGATTGTCGTCTCTGACGAGGGCAAGTTTGACCCCAAGTCCATCCCGCGCAAGAAGTGGGAGGAGTACCAGGCCGAGCTTTGGGAGACCCAAACGGCTCGTGATGACGTTCGATCCGAGGTCTCTGGCTACAGCTACGCCACCAAGGCTCAGGGTCCCTTCTCTGAGTACGGCGGCTACCAGCCCAGCCGCCCTGGTTCCACGGTTGGCTTTGCTCCTCAGAACATGTCCCGCATGTCTCTGGCTCACTCTGAGATGCCCGGCAACCGCATGAGTCAGTTTGGCGGATCACAATTCTTCTCCCCCGAGGAGATGGTTGGCATGCCCAGCGACGATGCTCTGCTCGCCGAGATCCGCGACATTCTCAAGACGGCCGATCTGATGACCGTCACCAAGAAGGGCATCAAGCAGGAGCTTGAGAGACGCTTCAACGTCCCTCTGGACGCTAAGAGAGCCTACATCAACTCTG CCACCGAGGCCTTGCTTTCGGGTCAATTGTAA